In Caldisalinibacter kiritimatiensis, a genomic segment contains:
- a CDS encoding DNA internalization-related competence protein ComEC/Rec2, giving the protein MKRPFLYFLIITLVGIYFFYQINLKGIDFLVLGLIILFTVVIFRYFIKYNTSILFIIAFFAIGGLLVVDSSTDSILIDLKKEYVDLKGIIKEEVKISKNYSKYILEATNIKYKNKELKLQENCMLQVSGKKVLRTGDKISLRGIIKEPNSNTNPGLFNYSLYLNTKSISVIVSTKSYLVKVISKENLSFGQAFVNNAKNKLVKTFNMYLSEKNSNLVKSMILGDSKYLENSEAKKIRDLGLAHLLAVSGLHIGILSMFIIFVLKLFRITPKVLIITTVIILWTYGYIVGYPSSILRALVMFSCLLLSKITFRRYDPINSLGFGGLLLLIYRPLWVFDIGFQLSFSATLSLLIFTIRIKHLFLHKIGKLGDILSPLIAVQLGIIPILAYHFNNVSFVSVFTNLILVPIMSIVVILAFVLIIVSFASAKLSIVIGMFLNTLLNISDYFITFIYNKLPIVTVEVFSPSLVEIILYFTLIFISLKIIDIKLFSVALNKVIVIYLTTLVMLSGVFFTYNDEVIIDFIDVGQGDATLIRDNSKAFLIDTGGSLFQGADVGNNTIIPFLLKEGITRLDAVFITHYHKDHCKALLSIIDKINVDKIIIGYKNKKSTLYWDIVKKAEEKNIPIFIVKRGDKIVISKNIKLFVLWPDKIKENKLYEYNENNMSLVLLLQSFDKKILFTGDIEKQSENKLANMNKECDVDIIKVPHHGSSTSSTEEFIKYFEPEVGVISVGNNNFGHPDNQVIKRYEENNVKIYRTDVQGLITVKLYPNSFEICPFVEDKLYLKEIIYINRIELLYLFCYIVMGLILANKYKKYFYTEIKHITK; this is encoded by the coding sequence ATGAAAAGACCATTTTTATATTTTCTTATTATAACTTTAGTAGGGATTTATTTTTTCTATCAAATTAACTTAAAAGGGATAGATTTTCTAGTATTAGGTTTAATTATTTTATTTACTGTTGTGATTTTTAGATACTTTATTAAATATAATACTAGTATCCTTTTTATTATAGCATTTTTTGCTATAGGAGGACTTTTAGTTGTAGATAGTTCAACTGATAGTATACTTATAGATTTGAAAAAAGAATATGTTGATTTAAAGGGAATTATAAAAGAAGAAGTTAAGATATCTAAAAATTATTCAAAATATATATTAGAAGCTACAAATATTAAATACAAAAATAAGGAATTAAAATTACAAGAGAATTGCATGTTACAAGTTAGTGGAAAAAAGGTATTACGGACCGGAGATAAAATTAGCTTACGAGGGATAATAAAAGAACCAAATAGTAATACAAATCCAGGTTTGTTTAATTACAGCCTATATTTAAATACTAAAAGCATATCGGTAATAGTGTCCACAAAAAGTTATTTAGTAAAAGTGATAAGTAAAGAAAATTTATCATTTGGACAAGCATTTGTTAATAACGCTAAAAATAAGTTAGTAAAAACATTTAATATGTATTTAAGTGAAAAGAATAGCAATCTTGTTAAATCAATGATATTAGGAGATAGTAAATACTTAGAAAACAGCGAAGCTAAGAAGATAAGAGATTTAGGACTAGCACATCTTTTAGCAGTTTCTGGACTACATATAGGAATACTATCTATGTTTATAATATTTGTTCTAAAATTATTTAGAATAACTCCTAAAGTTTTAATTATTACTACAGTTATAATTTTATGGACTTATGGATATATTGTAGGCTATCCTTCATCTATATTAAGAGCGTTAGTGATGTTTAGTTGCTTACTCCTTTCAAAAATAACTTTTAGAAGATATGACCCTATAAATAGCCTGGGGTTTGGAGGATTACTTTTATTAATATATAGACCATTATGGGTTTTTGATATAGGATTTCAACTCTCCTTTTCAGCTACTTTATCGCTTTTAATATTTACTATAAGGATTAAACATTTATTTTTACATAAAATTGGAAAGTTAGGAGATATACTTTCGCCTCTTATAGCTGTGCAGCTTGGTATTATTCCTATATTAGCATATCATTTCAATAATGTGTCATTTGTATCTGTATTTACTAATTTAATTTTAGTACCTATTATGTCTATTGTAGTAATACTAGCATTTGTTTTAATTATAGTATCATTTGCTAGTGCAAAACTTTCTATCGTTATAGGGATGTTTTTAAATACATTGTTAAATATAAGTGATTATTTTATTACATTTATATATAATAAATTACCAATTGTAACTGTAGAAGTATTTTCGCCTTCCTTAGTTGAAATAATTTTATATTTTACATTAATATTCATATCATTAAAAATAATAGATATAAAATTATTTTCTGTAGCTTTAAATAAAGTAATAGTAATATATTTAACAACTTTAGTTATGCTATCTGGAGTATTCTTTACATACAATGATGAAGTAATAATTGACTTTATCGATGTTGGACAAGGTGATGCTACGTTAATTAGAGACAATAGTAAAGCTTTTTTAATAGATACAGGTGGTTCGCTGTTTCAAGGAGCAGATGTAGGAAATAATACAATTATTCCTTTTTTATTAAAAGAAGGAATAACTAGATTAGATGCAGTATTTATTACTCATTATCATAAGGATCATTGTAAAGCTCTTTTGTCAATAATAGACAAAATAAATGTTGACAAAATTATTATAGGATATAAAAATAAAAAAAGTACATTGTATTGGGATATAGTAAAAAAAGCGGAAGAAAAAAATATACCTATTTTTATAGTAAAAAGAGGGGATAAAATAGTAATATCGAAAAATATAAAATTATTTGTGCTTTGGCCCGATAAAATTAAAGAAAATAAATTATATGAGTATAATGAAAATAATATGTCTTTAGTATTATTACTACAATCGTTCGATAAAAAGATATTATTTACTGGAGATATAGAGAAGCAAAGTGAAAATAAATTGGCAAATATGAATAAAGAATGTGATGTAGATATAATAAAGGTTCCACATCATGGAAGTAGTACTTCATCTACTGAAGAGTTCATTAAATACTTTGAACCAGAAGTAGGAGTTATAAGTGTCGGTAATAATAATTTTGGACATCCGGATAACCAAGTTATTAAAAGATATGAGGAGAATAATGTGAAAATATATAGGACTGACGTGCAAGGTCTTATTACAGTTAAATTATATCCAAATAGTTTTGAAATTTGTCCATTTGTTGAAGATAAGTTGTACTTGAAAGAAATAATATATATAAATAGAATAGAATTATTATATCTTTTTTGTTATATTGTAATGGGATTGATTTTGGCTAATAAATATAAAAAATATTTTTATACTGAAATAAAACATATTACTAAATGA
- the holA gene encoding DNA polymerase III subunit delta, translated as MSYKELLNDIKKDKLKKVYICFGKEIYLKNWAVSEIKNKYVDKSFETLNFVHLDGKETKVDDIINACETLPFMSSKKIVVVEDPLFLINSKAVSKQDEKQLVNYMNNLNDTTCLIFIVNDEKIDKRKKIFKQIKSIGAVIEFDRVKGDELNKWIAKTFKKNNKKISKNNINYFIHNSGYIDSSSDKTLYDLENEIVKICNYIGDRIEVNREDIDSILVKTLQNNIFKLVDCIGQKNTEDALSIFNEMILANEPVQLIFYMIARQFRLLLMAKLLEKKGYSVPNIAKKINTPNFVAKKVLTQSRNFSYKRLEEGLKKCLEIDENIKKGNIDSKLAIEILIVGFAK; from the coding sequence ATGAGCTATAAAGAACTTCTTAATGATATAAAAAAAGATAAGTTAAAAAAGGTATATATATGTTTTGGGAAGGAGATATATCTTAAAAACTGGGCTGTATCAGAAATAAAAAATAAATATGTAGATAAATCCTTTGAAACCTTGAATTTTGTTCACTTAGATGGAAAAGAAACAAAAGTTGACGATATAATAAATGCTTGTGAAACCTTACCTTTTATGTCTTCCAAGAAAATTGTTGTAGTAGAAGATCCACTTTTCTTAATTAATAGTAAAGCCGTTAGTAAACAGGATGAAAAACAATTAGTTAATTATATGAATAATTTAAATGATACAACTTGTTTGATATTTATAGTAAATGATGAAAAGATAGATAAAAGAAAAAAGATTTTTAAACAAATAAAATCTATTGGTGCTGTTATTGAATTCGATAGAGTGAAAGGTGATGAACTAAATAAATGGATAGCAAAAACTTTTAAGAAAAATAATAAAAAAATATCTAAGAATAACATTAATTATTTTATACATAATAGTGGATATATTGATTCGTCTAGTGATAAGACTTTATATGATTTAGAAAATGAAATTGTAAAAATATGTAATTATATTGGAGATAGGATAGAAGTTAACAGAGAAGATATAGATTCTATATTAGTAAAGACATTACAAAATAACATTTTCAAATTAGTGGATTGTATTGGACAAAAAAATACTGAGGATGCTTTATCGATATTTAATGAGATGATATTGGCTAATGAACCAGTGCAATTGATTTTTTATATGATTGCAAGACAATTTAGGTTATTGTTAATGGCTAAATTATTGGAGAAAAAAGGATATAGTGTACCTAATATAGCAAAAAAGATAAATACACCTAATTTTGTTGCCAAAAAAGTATTAACTCAGAGTAGGAATTTTTCTTATAAAAGACTTGAGGAAGGATTAAAAAAGTGTCTTGAAATTGATGAAAATATAAAAAAGGGGAATATTGATAGCAAATTAGCTATTGAAATACTTATAGTAGGCTTTGCAAAATAG
- the rpsT gene encoding 30S ribosomal protein S20 has translation MANTKSAKKKIRVINRKTEVNRRRKSEYRTYIKRLEKAIEANDVEKAKELLRIVEKKLYKAANKGTIHKKAASRKVSRLAKKVNNIA, from the coding sequence GAAAATTCGTGTTATTAACAGAAAGACAGAGGTAAATAGAAGAAGAAAATCTGAGTATAGAACTTATATTAAAAGACTAGAAAAAGCTATCGAAGCTAATGATGTTGAGAAAGCAAAAGAATTACTTAGAATAGTAGAAAAGAAATTATATAAAGCAGCAAACAAAGGAACTATCCATAAAAAAGCTGCTTCAAGAAAAGTTAGTAGATTAGCTAAGAAAGTTAACAACATCGCTTAA